In Pseudoliparis swirei isolate HS2019 ecotype Mariana Trench chromosome 22, NWPU_hadal_v1, whole genome shotgun sequence, the DNA window TATCCTACAAGTCTACCTTTGGTTTCACATTTTCATTCTTACAGCAAAGTACAAATGGCGACAATGTCCATCTATTGTCGAGAGTGGCCGAGTTGACTTAAGCAGGAGGACAAATCACATGTACAGTGCCCATCTCTGGCATTGTGGCAGAACGTGCAACTGATTGAAGTTGCAATGGGAAGATACCAGATTACTAACATATTGCACAGACATAACTGGAGATTATTGTAAACTCAAACTGGAAATGAAAATCAATCTAAATTAGACCACTGGGGAAACAAATGATCCCTCGGAATCTTGTGTGTCATGTCTCGTCAATACTATGATGAATGCCAGGCGCCGTGTTTCTCCTGAAAAACAATACAAGACAAAAGCAGAATAAGACATTGCTGAAAAACCATGTGAATGAGGCACTGCTTAACAAAACCTGACAGCCGACTGTGTGCCGATGATCTGTGTAAATCTATGTTGACTGCTGAGGACAACAGCCCTCAACCGTCACCTTTAAATCCTGTAAAACTTCAGTGAAGACACTATCCATGAGCAAGATTGCACTCTAAAGCTAGAGTAGGGTTTTAAATGTCCACCGAAATGCATCAAGCCTACGGTCAGtgcttttattaatttatttatttacttaaaacTGCTGCTGAAATGTGTGCTGTGAAGGGTTCCAGAGAGCAAACATCCCTACTCCAGTTTTATTGTTGGGCACAAATCATATAATCTAGTTTAATAAACCATAGAactctatttttattttctgagaaaaaaaataactgaCCATTCACTCAGATTGCTCCCAGTTCCTTGCTTTTTGCTCCGCCGATTTCGCCACCAATGTCGTCGTCATCTGCATCTGGGTCAACGGAGTGAAACTCTGCCACATACAGGCTCTTGTCGATGCAACTGGGGATGGGCTTAATGTCAGTGACCAGTTGATCCTCAATGTTCTTCAGGTTGTAGCGATCTTCTGAAGTGATCAGATTGATGGCCAGACCCAGATGACCGAACCGCCCTGCGAAAGAGacataaattagccattatacaAGTCACGCTGGATTTTTATAATTGGTAGCTGTAAAACAAAACCCTTTGTTGTGAATATTTATGGAAAGGTTAATCTTACCTGATCTTCCAATGCGGTGCAGGTAGGTCTCTGCATTTTTGGGGAAGTCAAAGTTGATGACCACATTTACCGCCTGAATGTCAATGCCCCGAGTGAAAAGGTCTACAAGAAAATATGTACATGAGTGCAACTTACtgacaaaataatttaaatgtccACTCTCCTGAAATCCTGAACTCCCTTCACTTACCTGTGCAGACCAAGTTTCTGCACAATCCATTCCTGAAGTCATGGAACACACGGTTCCTGTATTCCTGCATCATCTTTGCATGAATGTAGAAGCACGAATACCCGAGTTGGGTGATTTTCTTGGCCAGAAGCTCAACCCTCTGGGTTGAGTTACAGAAGATGATGGACTGATTGATCTGAAGCTGAAATAGATTTAGGAAAATTGATTACTGAATGCCCGCTCTCTCTGGCATCATATGGGCTACTTAAGCcacagtttattttaaaaaggcagcCAAACTGCAGCTTCTATTCGTATCCCATCGTCATTACATTTTGAATAAAATTCCATTCATATGGTATTCAAAACATTGCCCCAATACGAGTCAATTTCTTGAATTACTGGAACAAAACCACACacttaatttaaaaagtaaCAAAGTTTGTTTACATAATAATTTGGAAGTAGGAGTTGGCCATATGGATTAAATCTTTGATCACAAAAATGTAATTCTATATTGAggtataaataaaaagatatgaTAATATAGTAATCAATTagattttaaaagaataaatgaaaCTAATCAGTCTTGACATTTTCAAACTGGAGAGGGCAGAGTAACACCGCCTTTTTAGTATTGGGTCTAACCACCAGAACTGCCCGCCCAAACTAAAACTATTGGATATCAGGTCACACTCCTAAACTTGAGACTTTGTTTcaaactggcacacacacacttaccctaGAAAACAGTGTGTTGAGACAGTGAACCTTTTGTCTTTCTGTCACATAGGCATAGTACTGAGTGATGCCCTTCAAGGTCAGTTCCTCCATCAGGTTGATCTCATAAGGCTTCTTCAGGTGCTTACTCTGGAAGAGACATTCAGTGCATTATGAAACAAGGTATTCTCACATGTTACCTATTCAGAGAACATCATTGCTGTAAGAGTTCTCACCATGAATTTTTGCACACTGATGGGAAAAGTGGCAGAGTAAAGCAGAATCTGACGATCCCTTGGCATGAAGCTGATTATATCTTCGATCAGAACCACAAAGTCCTGGGAAAGCAGCTTGTCTGCCTGAGTAAAGAGATATTTAAAGAAAAGGCCATTTATAAAACATGATTAAAAGGTaattaaggagagaaaaaaaagagaaagaaaaaaagtctaacCTACCTCGTCCATCACAATCAATTGGGCCTTATCCATTTTTGCCACACCCTTTTTGATAAGGTCAAGTATCCTGCCTGGAGTAGCAATCACTACATGCACTATTAGGAGAGGAGACGGCACAAACAGCAAATCATGTTAAGTTCCACTGAGAACTGCTGCAAAAGGGACATTGCCCAACCAAGGGCAACAAAAAGTTGTCATTCTGCAGAtatttcatgatgtcaatatAGCGTTATgtctggtaaaaaaaacatttaaaagctgTGATCATAAAACTAAAATCTTCAAAAAGCTAAAACAGGAATTGGTATCAATCCAATATACAAATGAGTAATGACAAGAAAAAGATATCCAATGACTTCTAGGAAAAAAAGTATCTTCCATCTTCCTTATGGAGACATTCTTTTCACTATCTTGAATAGTAGCTCAGGTACCTGTCTCGTCAAGA includes these proteins:
- the ddx61 gene encoding probable ATP-dependent RNA helicase ddx6 gives rise to the protein MATARTANSAPMIGLNKPANGQLRGQAGLLGSAQQPNALQKRTGIPQSSGGIKFGDDWKKCLELPPRDTRMRTSDVTSTKGNEFEDYCLKRELLMGIFEMGWEKPSPVQEESIPIALSGRDILARAKNGTGKSGAYLIPLLERIDLKKDHIQAIVMVPTRELALQMSQISIQLSKHLGGVKVMATTGGTNLRDDIMRLDETVHVVIATPGRILDLIKKGVAKMDKAQLIVMDEADKLLSQDFVVLIEDIISFMPRDRQILLYSATFPISVQKFMSKHLKKPYEINLMEELTLKGITQYYAYVTERQKVHCLNTLFSRLQINQSIIFCNSTQRVELLAKKITQLGYSCFYIHAKMMQEYRNRVFHDFRNGLCRNLVCTDLFTRGIDIQAVNVVINFDFPKNAETYLHRIGRSGRFGHLGLAINLITSEDRYNLKNIEDQLVTDIKPIPSCIDKSLYVAEFHSVDPDADDDDIGGEIGGAKSKELGAI